From one Rattus norvegicus strain BN/NHsdMcwi chromosome 7, GRCr8, whole genome shotgun sequence genomic stretch:
- the LOC134479832 gene encoding putative sperm motility kinase W: MDITSIKKTLGSQYKVVFFLGQGSYGRVRLAWHRRTQALVAIKTVEICKKTIRAILSEMTTLELLHHPNIISLFQILVTANQIHFILQYAPGGNLVELISEEGPLPEEKAKKMFGQIVSAIRYCHSLDIVHRDIKPQNILIDGEGNVKLIDFGLAVKCRPGTLLSRHCGTRGFNAPELVLQQPYDGKSSDVWSLGVLLYFITTGYFPFRGNTINEIEQKITTGTYTVPHHLSGQLENLIHQILTVSPEMRPSIEEIENHPWIKKCEFKIPTMTDPDYKIIEMLCAMGYNANDILESLQKKRYDEPMGAYLSLKYHVSKGYDLGYITPAKPGDPCPPPPPSPAHPSVFVLPLRRRASEPIFGHHRPPSREQNPLDLILSGLKMSRCVSMPPISVYYPKKERSTSTRALHSTPVASPCVYNNMSGVEIILPPKQDIEMNTSSPPQTMGWFKRLRKGIRDCISRLCCLPRAPKKKTQHRSSKRVAPLKKAASSTI; encoded by the coding sequence ATGGACATCACTTCTATTAAGAAGACTTTGGGCAGTCAGTATAAGGTGGTTTTCTTTCTTGGACAGGGTTCATATGGCAGGGTGAGATTGGCCTGGCACCGGAGAACGCAGGCCCTGGTTGCCATCAAAACGGTAGAGATCTGTAAGAAGACCATCAGGGCAATCCTGTCCGAAATGACCACTTTGGAGTTACTGCACCATCCAAATATAATTTCCCTCTTCCAGATCCTGGTTACAGCGAAccagattcattttattttacaatatgCTCCAGGAGGCAACTTAGTAGAACTAATAAGTGAGGAGGGCCCGCTGCCAGAAGAAAAGGCGAAGAAAATGTTCGGACAGATCGTATCTGCGATAAGATATTGCCATAGTCTGGACATTGTCCATCGTGACATCAAGCCACAGAATATACTGATAGATGGAGAGGGCAATGTTAAGCTGATCGACTTTGGCCTGGCAGTCAAATGCAGACCTGGTACATTACTGAGTAGGCACTGTGGAACCAGGGGCTTTAATGCCCCTGAACTGGTATTACAGCAGCCATATGATGGCAAGAGTTCTGATGTGTGGAGTTTGGGCGTACTCCTATATTTCATCACCACTGGCTACTTTCCCTTCAGAGGAAACACCATCAATGAGATTGAGCAAAAGATTACAACGGGGACCTATACCGTTCCACATCACCTGTCTGGGCAACTCGAAAACCTGATACATCAAATCCTCACGGTTTCCCCAGAGATGAGGCCCTCTATAGAGGAAATTGAAAATCACCCATGGATCAAGAAATGCGAGTTTAAAATCCCGACAATGACTGACCCAGattacaaaattatagaaatgctCTGTGCGATGGGGTATAATGCCAATGACATCTTGGAATCCCTCCAAAAGAAAAGATACGATGAACCAATGGGGGCATATTTGAGCTTAAAATATCATGTAAGCAAAGGGTATGATCTTGGATATATCACTCCAGCCAAGCCTGGGGATCCGTGCCCTCCGCCACCCCCATCACCAGCACATCCCTCTGTCTTTGTCCTTCCTCTCAGGAGAAGGGCCAGTGAACCCATCTTTGGCCACCACAGACCTCCCTCAAGAGAACAGAATCCTCTTGACCTGATTCTATCAGGACTCAAGATGAGCAGGTGTGTCTCCATGCCTCCCATTTCGGTATACTATcctaagaaggagagaagcactTCTACCCGTGCCCTCCACTCAACACCTGTGGCCTCCCCATGTGTCTACAACAACATGTCGGGAGTTGAAATAATCCTGCCACCTAAGCAGGACATTGAGATGAATACGTCATCTCCCCCTCAGACGATGGGATGGTTTAAGAGACTCCGCAAAGGAATCAGAGACTGCATTTCAAGACTTTGCTGCCTCCCTCGGGctccaaagaaaaaaacccagcatagatCCTCCAAGAGAGTGGCCCCCCTGAAAAAGGCAGCAAGCAGTACCATATAA